A part of Paenibacillus sp. sptzw28 genomic DNA contains:
- a CDS encoding DUF5946 family protein has protein sequence MSESCAVCGAVHIEESTCQSIFDEFLALEFSDPSGAER, from the coding sequence ATGTCGGAATCTTGTGCGGTTTGTGGTGCAGTACATATTGAAGAAAGCACGTGCCAATCGATTTTTGACGAGTTCTTGGCATTAGAGTTCTCGGATCCGAGTGGCGCAGAACGCTAG
- a CDS encoding HTH domain-containing protein, producing MNRKRVQAHELAEKLQVSLRTVYRDVWHTHSPNRGFYIRQILLNPRYRRFKPDTTRPRRTRVTVFNLELDIIRLLSNSREMRRFRLIGLKKRRPTAMRTYCGRNR from the coding sequence CTGAATCGCAAGCGCGTTCAGGCGCATGAATTGGCAGAGAAGCTGCAGGTATCGCTTCGAACGGTTTATCGGGACGTCTGGCATACTCATAGTCCTAATCGGGGTTTTTATATTCGCCAGATTTTACTCAATCCTCGTTATCGCAGATTTAAGCCTGACACTACGCGGCCAAGACGAACCCGAGTCACCGTCTTTAACCTTGAGTTAGATATTATCAGGTTGTTATCCAATTCAAGGGAGATGAGGCGGTTTCGTTTAATCGGACTAAAAAAACGGAGGCCGACGGCTATGCGCACTTACTGCGGGCGGAATCGATGA
- a CDS encoding DJ-1/PfpI family protein, whose product MSKRILILTGDAVEALEVYYPYLRIMEEGYEAVIASPKRKVLRTVVHDFEGLDTYTEKPGYQLPAHISFSEVIPEGYSGLIIPGGRAPEYIRLDKHLPRIVSHFFDMNKPVGAICHAVLVLTALNKKWYFEGRTMTAYPACRFDVENLGAIYTTITPFVDGNLVSGQLWPDLPGLMREFLKLVNAQ is encoded by the coding sequence ATGTCTAAGAGAATTCTGATTTTGACAGGTGATGCGGTAGAAGCCTTAGAAGTGTATTACCCGTACCTTCGGATAATGGAGGAGGGTTATGAGGCCGTAATTGCTTCGCCGAAGAGAAAGGTTCTGCGCACTGTCGTTCATGATTTCGAGGGATTGGACACATATACAGAAAAACCGGGCTATCAACTGCCAGCACATATCTCGTTTAGCGAAGTCATTCCCGAAGGATACAGCGGCCTGATCATTCCGGGAGGTAGAGCCCCCGAATACATCCGCCTCGATAAACATCTCCCCAGAATCGTCAGTCATTTTTTCGATATGAACAAACCCGTCGGTGCGATATGCCATGCCGTGCTCGTGCTGACCGCGTTGAATAAAAAATGGTATTTTGAAGGGCGGACCATGACTGCCTATCCTGCATGCCGTTTCGATGTGGAAAATCTGGGTGCCATCTATACAACTATTACGCCATTTGTGGATGGAAACCTTGTATCCGGACAATTATGGCCGGATCTTCCCGGTCTCATGAGAGAGTTTCTTAAGCTCGTTAATGCACAATAA
- a CDS encoding GNAT family N-acetyltransferase, with translation MTLRSMRMDDVDNLLQIFSDPIAMTYYPSTKDRAETIKWIEWTRKNYASYGIGLWVAELKEDGAFVGQCGLVLQEVDGKQEVEIGYSFVRKYWGLGLATECAIACRDYGFGKMGYERLVSLISINNIPSVKVAERVGMTLEKEIIKWNKPVKVYAITKD, from the coding sequence ATGACGTTACGTTCAATGAGAATGGATGACGTGGATAATTTACTGCAAATTTTCTCAGACCCGATCGCAATGACATACTATCCTTCGACGAAAGACCGGGCTGAAACCATCAAATGGATTGAGTGGACGCGAAAGAACTATGCCAGCTACGGTATTGGATTATGGGTTGCCGAGCTAAAGGAAGATGGTGCGTTTGTGGGGCAGTGCGGACTGGTGCTGCAGGAAGTGGATGGCAAGCAGGAGGTTGAAATCGGATATTCGTTTGTCCGCAAATACTGGGGGCTGGGGCTAGCGACAGAGTGCGCAATTGCTTGCAGAGACTACGGGTTTGGCAAGATGGGATATGAACGGTTGGTGTCATTAATCTCTATTAACAATATTCCCTCCGTCAAAGTAGCAGAGAGGGTCGGCATGACACTGGAGAAGGAAATCATCAAGTGGAACAAGCCGGTTAAAGTCTACGCGATAACCAAGGACTGA
- the tnpA gene encoding IS66 family insertion sequence element accessory protein TnpA — MNAKEQRRQDWHTRIAAYRASGLTMKAWCSANHCSVEQLKYWLYKIKRVSSSATPDPKTSPVQFVPLATVDPPGSVSPAPSLILHIGEASIELHSGFDPMLLREVIHALTSPC, encoded by the coding sequence ATGAATGCCAAAGAACAACGCAGACAAGATTGGCACACACGCATCGCAGCCTATCGGGCAAGTGGCCTCACGATGAAAGCTTGGTGCTCCGCAAATCATTGTTCTGTCGAACAATTGAAATATTGGCTGTACAAAATAAAGCGTGTATCATCCTCAGCTACTCCAGATCCAAAGACTTCTCCCGTACAGTTTGTACCTCTTGCCACTGTAGATCCACCTGGCAGCGTTTCTCCTGCTCCTTCTCTAATCCTTCATATCGGTGAAGCCAGTATCGAGCTTCATTCCGGCTTTGACCCCATGCTTTTGCGCGAAGTGATTCACGCGCTTACTTCACCATGCTGA
- the tnpB gene encoding IS66 family insertion sequence element accessory protein TnpB (TnpB, as the term is used for proteins encoded by IS66 family insertion elements, is considered an accessory protein, since TnpC, encoded by a neighboring gene, is a DDE family transposase.) gives MLTFPSNQRVFLACGSTDLRKSIDGLAAIVQESFGLNPFYSGLFVFCNRACNKLKILYWDHNGFWLYYRRLERGRFQWPTGKEEVVAISSRELRWLLDGLSLSQRQAHPKVNAVTVI, from the coding sequence ATGCTGACCTTTCCAAGCAATCAGCGTGTGTTTCTTGCTTGTGGTTCCACCGATCTGCGCAAGTCGATCGACGGACTTGCTGCCATCGTTCAGGAAAGCTTTGGTCTGAATCCGTTCTACTCCGGCTTATTCGTATTCTGTAACCGGGCATGCAACAAGCTCAAAATTCTATATTGGGATCACAATGGGTTCTGGCTTTACTATCGCCGCCTAGAACGTGGCAGATTTCAATGGCCTACAGGCAAGGAAGAAGTAGTAGCCATTTCCAGCAGGGAGCTTCGCTGGCTGCTGGATGGTCTTTCACTTAGCCAGCGGCAAGCCCATCCCAAGGTTAATGCCGTTACCGTCATTTAG
- the katA gene encoding catalase KatA codes for MSTDNKNNKLTTSWGAPVGDNQNSMTAGSRGPTLIQDVHLLEKLAHFNRERVPERVVHAKGAGAHGYFEVTNDLSAYTKADFLSEVGKRTPMFIRFSTVAGELGSADTVRDPRGFAVKFYTEEGNYDLVGNNTPVFFIRDAIKFPDFIHTQKRHPQTHLKNPNAVWDFWSLSPESLHQVTILMSDRGIPATLRHMHGFGSHTFKWVNAEGKGVWVKYHFKTEQGIKNLDVELAAKLAGDNPDYHTEDLFNAIASGDFPAWKLHVQIMPLEDADTYRFDPFDVTKVWSQKDYPLIEVGRMVLDRNPENYFAEVEQATFSPGSFVPGIEASPDKMLQGRLFAYADAHRYRVGTNHNTLPINRPKAEVNHYQRDGQMRSDNNGGGSVYYEPNSYGGPTESPQNKPAAYPVTGQADSVAYDRHDHYTQAGDLYRLLSEEERSRLVANIVGAMKPVEKDEIKLRQIGHFYKADPEYGQRVAEGLGLTVPQEV; via the coding sequence ATGAGTACAGACAACAAAAACAACAAGCTTACGACCAGCTGGGGTGCCCCTGTCGGGGACAATCAGAACTCAATGACAGCCGGATCACGCGGCCCGACATTGATTCAGGATGTCCACCTGCTGGAGAAATTGGCGCACTTCAATAGGGAACGGGTTCCGGAACGCGTCGTTCACGCGAAAGGCGCGGGAGCGCATGGTTATTTTGAAGTGACGAATGATTTATCCGCTTATACGAAAGCTGATTTCTTATCGGAGGTTGGCAAACGCACTCCCATGTTCATTCGTTTCTCAACGGTTGCCGGCGAGCTTGGCTCGGCCGATACGGTTCGCGACCCGCGCGGATTCGCCGTGAAGTTCTACACCGAGGAAGGCAACTATGACCTGGTCGGCAACAATACGCCTGTGTTCTTCATTCGCGATGCGATTAAATTCCCCGATTTCATCCATACACAGAAGCGTCATCCGCAGACGCACTTGAAAAACCCGAACGCGGTATGGGATTTCTGGTCCTTATCCCCCGAATCCCTGCACCAGGTGACAATATTAATGTCCGACCGCGGTATCCCCGCGACGCTCAGGCATATGCACGGTTTCGGCAGCCATACGTTCAAGTGGGTCAATGCCGAGGGCAAGGGTGTGTGGGTGAAATATCATTTCAAAACGGAGCAGGGCATCAAAAACCTTGACGTAGAGCTTGCTGCGAAGCTTGCAGGCGACAATCCCGATTACCATACGGAAGATTTATTCAACGCTATCGCGAGCGGCGACTTCCCGGCGTGGAAGCTGCATGTGCAGATCATGCCGCTGGAGGATGCGGATACTTACCGGTTCGACCCGTTCGATGTGACGAAGGTATGGTCGCAGAAAGACTATCCTCTAATTGAGGTGGGACGGATGGTACTCGACCGCAATCCGGAAAACTATTTCGCCGAGGTTGAGCAGGCGACATTCTCCCCCGGATCGTTCGTGCCCGGCATTGAAGCTTCCCCTGATAAAATGCTCCAGGGCCGCCTGTTCGCATATGCCGACGCTCACCGTTACCGTGTCGGCACCAACCACAATACGCTGCCGATTAACCGACCTAAGGCGGAAGTGAACCATTATCAGCGCGATGGGCAAATGCGCTCCGATAATAACGGCGGGGGCTCCGTGTATTACGAGCCAAACAGCTACGGCGGACCGACGGAATCACCGCAAAACAAACCGGCTGCTTACCCGGTAACCGGTCAGGCCGACAGCGTTGCCTATGATCGTCATGATCATTATACGCAAGCCGGCGACCTGTACCGTCTGCTCAGCGAGGAAGAGCGTTCCCGTCTGGTGGCTAATATAGTCGGTGCCATGAAGCCTGTTGAGAAAGACGAAATTAAGCTTCGTCAAATCGGGCACTTCTATAAAGCGGATCCCGAATACGGACAGCGCGTTGCAGAGGGGCTTGGTTTGACCGTACCACAGGAAGTTTAG
- a CDS encoding helix-turn-helix domain-containing protein, producing MEPQLKRKYNIPAEATIEVIGGKWKTLILCHLSYGPKRTSELKKAMPDITQKMLTQQLRELEEDQLILRTVYNQVPPKVVYEMTEIGESLQSILDQMCEWGEKFIQGQLHRKK from the coding sequence ATGGAACCGCAACTGAAACGAAAGTATAACATCCCGGCGGAAGCCACAATCGAAGTTATCGGCGGCAAGTGGAAGACATTGATTTTATGCCACTTATCCTACGGACCCAAACGAACGAGCGAGCTTAAAAAGGCAATGCCGGACATTACGCAAAAAATGTTAACTCAGCAGCTGCGGGAGCTGGAGGAAGATCAACTTATCTTAAGGACGGTCTACAATCAAGTACCGCCGAAAGTGGTCTATGAAATGACGGAAATAGGTGAGTCACTTCAATCGATCTTGGATCAAATGTGTGAGTGGGGAGAAAAATTTATTCAAGGACAGCTACACCGAAAGAAGTGA
- a CDS encoding NUDIX hydrolase yields MFIVNVEGAVYSGDMWLIIKRSAKEKHAGGTLSLVGGKVDNESSSVEILERTVKREILEEVGIEIMDNLHYVYSSLVTLDTGSNFINIVFLCPYNKGTAYCKSPDEVEAVYWMTFDEIMNHPNTPPWMKESVIRAEEIRKRLDQ; encoded by the coding sequence ATGTTTATCGTGAATGTCGAGGGTGCCGTTTATAGCGGTGACATGTGGCTCATAATTAAACGCAGCGCGAAAGAAAAGCATGCCGGAGGAACCCTGTCTCTTGTCGGCGGAAAAGTCGATAATGAGAGCAGCTCTGTGGAAATTCTCGAGAGGACTGTAAAACGGGAGATACTTGAGGAGGTAGGTATTGAGATAATGGACAACTTGCACTATGTTTACAGTTCCTTGGTTACCTTGGACACCGGATCTAACTTCATAAATATAGTCTTCCTATGTCCATACAATAAGGGAACGGCGTACTGTAAGAGTCCGGACGAGGTAGAAGCGGTCTATTGGATGACCTTTGATGAAATTATGAATCACCCCAATACTCCGCCGTGGATGAAAGAAAGTGTAATCAGGGCTGAAGAAATCCGGAAGCGGTTGGATCAATAA
- a CDS encoding Lrp/AsnC family transcriptional regulator: MDQVDKLILLHLQNQARISMTELGKLVRLSQPAVTERVRRLEESGVIEQYRAIVPPDKIGKKSAAYVLFRTNDCDAFVEFCRSSPSVIECHRISGEYNYLLKVLTESIHELEVFENSIDKFGNSTTLVVLSSPINHKLLEPTLSEDN; the protein is encoded by the coding sequence ATTGACCAGGTCGATAAACTAATCCTTCTGCACCTGCAAAATCAAGCCAGAATATCTATGACTGAACTCGGGAAGCTCGTCCGATTGTCACAGCCCGCCGTAACGGAAAGAGTCCGGCGCCTGGAAGAGAGCGGGGTTATCGAGCAGTATCGTGCTATCGTCCCTCCCGATAAAATCGGGAAAAAGTCCGCCGCTTACGTATTATTTCGCACAAACGATTGCGATGCGTTCGTTGAATTTTGCCGTTCCTCCCCATCCGTCATCGAATGTCACAGAATAAGCGGGGAGTACAATTACTTACTGAAAGTCTTGACCGAATCTATTCATGAATTGGAAGTTTTCGAAAACTCAATTGATAAATTCGGCAATTCCACTACTTTGGTCGTTCTATCCTCCCCCATTAACCACAAATTGCTGGAACCGACTCTTTCGGAAGATAATTGA
- a CDS encoding flavodoxin family protein produces the protein MHFIDDFISSFLRDCRSCRLPGGECAITDRFRTLFFDHFLPAQGVVFCSPVYWYGLSAQTKAFFDRTFCYYAASYPGSAEVIEGMTGKRVGLVLASEETYPGASLGIVHQLQEYSRYTRSEFVGIVRGIGNSRGEVARDPGSPLLAAEQLGREFFERKYSDFRLDTERSGRVWPLSEPGINP, from the coding sequence TTGCACTTCATTGATGATTTCATTTCGAGTTTTCTTCGTGACTGCCGGTCCTGCCGTCTTCCCGGCGGCGAATGCGCCATAACGGACCGCTTCCGGACTTTGTTCTTCGACCACTTTCTCCCAGCCCAAGGCGTCGTGTTCTGCTCGCCGGTATATTGGTACGGCTTATCGGCCCAGACGAAGGCATTCTTTGACCGTACATTCTGCTACTATGCAGCTTCCTATCCGGGCTCGGCCGAGGTCATTGAGGGGATGACGGGCAAGCGTGTCGGCCTGGTCCTCGCTTCCGAGGAGACTTACCCTGGCGCTTCGCTTGGCATTGTTCACCAGCTGCAGGAATATTCGCGATATACGCGCTCCGAGTTCGTCGGCATTGTCCGCGGAATCGGCAACAGCCGCGGCGAGGTTGCGCGTGACCCCGGCTCACCGCTGCTCGCGGCCGAGCAGCTTGGGCGTGAATTTTTTGAGCGTAAGTATTCGGATTTCCGCCTCGACACCGAAAGAAGCGGGAGAGTCTGGCCATTGTCCGAACCCGGCATTAATCCATAG
- a CDS encoding NAD(P)H oxidoreductase translates to MKILTVVSHPRVNSLTFSVADRFAQGLADAGHETEVLDLHRIGFNPLLWESDEPESSSDRKIYSPEVETEIERMKKHDALAYIFPVWWHSFPAMLKGYIDRVWNNGFAYGTSKLHHKKVLWLGLASAPKGHYEKYQYDKMMEHHLNLGIAGFCGISNSKVEILYDSLDSRPEIIESLLTHAYHLGLHYDIDSKVVT, encoded by the coding sequence ATGAAAATCTTGACCGTTGTATCGCACCCAAGGGTGAATTCCTTAACTTTTTCTGTTGCAGACAGATTTGCACAGGGACTCGCTGATGCGGGACATGAGACGGAGGTGCTTGATCTGCATCGCATCGGGTTTAATCCTTTGTTATGGGAGTCAGATGAACCCGAATCCTCATCTGATCGCAAGATCTATTCGCCTGAGGTTGAGACGGAAATCGAACGAATGAAGAAACATGACGCTCTCGCCTATATTTTTCCCGTTTGGTGGCACAGCTTTCCAGCCATGCTAAAGGGATATATCGACCGTGTATGGAACAATGGGTTTGCGTACGGCACGAGCAAGCTGCATCATAAAAAAGTATTGTGGCTCGGTCTAGCGTCAGCTCCGAAAGGACACTATGAGAAATACCAGTACGATAAGATGATGGAACATCACCTGAACCTCGGAATTGCCGGTTTCTGCGGTATCTCGAATAGCAAGGTTGAGATCTTATATGACTCTTTGGATTCCAGGCCGGAAATTATCGAAAGTCTCCTGACGCATGCTTATCATCTCGGACTGCATTATGACATAGACTCAAAGGTCGTAACTTAG
- a CDS encoding stalk domain-containing protein — MKNKAAEMNGKRSKLLGLVLPVAASLLLGSGAASLAVPVNKAEAAPAVHPVQKNMQMQINGASRSVPVVSANGQTFVGLGTIGKDLGLAAAWNGKTRTVSIYGKNKTMEIKAGAGQFTLNGHRISATPAIMKDGRIYLPLRYLEQLGLRIGYITKTKQITITAAAENNVKLINKTKSYKMNDIDSKTTITVQYPQLEGLVNKDVEKKINIALEETAQVYITNGAKILNMNQNSVDHDPTEKAKAEAKRFSYNVDYTFTYNKNNKLSLHFDIYSYTGVTEQQANPDNLYTYDHDPYTFDLGTGNVLTLKQTADDNPDYLKIIASEIKKQVEEKGIKLTKPLEAIDPAQDFDLYGDNIEQNFFLRGDSIIVHYSLDQYTSHTQGEKEFAIPLSLFAKK; from the coding sequence ATGAAAAACAAAGCTGCAGAAATGAATGGAAAACGCTCGAAACTTCTCGGTCTGGTATTGCCGGTGGCGGCATCGCTGTTGCTCGGCTCGGGAGCCGCGTCGTTAGCGGTGCCTGTGAACAAGGCGGAAGCGGCGCCGGCCGTTCATCCGGTGCAGAAGAATATGCAGATGCAAATAAACGGTGCATCGCGGTCGGTGCCCGTGGTCTCAGCAAACGGCCAAACATTCGTCGGCCTCGGCACTATCGGCAAGGATCTTGGCCTGGCGGCGGCATGGAACGGTAAGACGCGGACCGTCTCCATCTACGGGAAGAACAAGACAATGGAAATCAAGGCAGGCGCCGGACAGTTCACGCTGAACGGCCATCGTATTTCCGCGACACCGGCGATCATGAAGGATGGAAGAATTTATTTGCCACTTCGCTACCTGGAGCAATTGGGGCTCAGGATCGGTTACATCACGAAGACGAAACAGATTACGATCACAGCCGCTGCCGAGAACAACGTCAAGCTCATCAACAAGACCAAATCGTACAAGATGAACGACATCGACAGCAAAACGACGATCACCGTTCAGTATCCGCAGCTTGAGGGGCTGGTGAACAAAGATGTTGAGAAAAAAATCAACATTGCCCTTGAGGAAACCGCTCAAGTGTATATCACGAACGGGGCAAAAATACTGAATATGAACCAAAACTCGGTCGACCACGATCCTACGGAGAAGGCGAAGGCGGAGGCCAAGCGGTTCAGCTATAACGTCGATTATACGTTTACTTACAATAAGAACAACAAGCTGAGCCTGCATTTCGATATCTATTCCTACACGGGCGTCACGGAACAACAAGCGAATCCGGATAATCTGTATACTTACGATCATGATCCGTATACATTCGATCTGGGGACAGGCAATGTTCTGACGTTGAAGCAAACGGCAGACGACAATCCGGACTACCTGAAGATCATCGCTTCCGAGATCAAAAAGCAAGTCGAAGAAAAGGGCATCAAATTGACCAAGCCGTTGGAAGCGATCGACCCTGCGCAAGATTTTGATCTGTACGGTGACAACATCGAACAAAACTTCTTCCTGCGCGGCGATTCGATCATTGTGCACTACTCGCTTGATCAGTACACTTCACATACTCAGGGCGAGAAGGAGTTCGCAATTCCGCTCTCGCTGTTCGCCAAGAAATAG
- a CDS encoding DMT family transporter, producing the protein MNNGWTYFRLVAASFFWGASFNAGALALQAMPPLTVTAWRFIIASVLMLMLFFSKERPTWQRIRSSIWAYILLGVVGVFVTNALQFTALKHTSPIHPALIMATNPIVTAILAALLLKEKLHARQAMGMLLSVIGVLFVITKGSFLQLTSVSIGDVMAMGANISWALYGVLGRKFLKDSTPLATTTMTMLVATICLLPFASVQHADVSNDVLTTAWLSIAYIGSFGAVLTFLWWNQGIATVGASKTSVFFNLVPVVTVIISAIMGEPVGWIQIVGTFFVIMGVVIATLTVREQRRTTSMGEKF; encoded by the coding sequence ATGAATAATGGATGGACGTATTTTCGTCTTGTGGCGGCCTCCTTTTTTTGGGGAGCCAGCTTCAATGCCGGAGCATTAGCGCTGCAGGCGATGCCTCCTTTAACGGTAACGGCCTGGAGATTTATTATTGCGTCCGTATTGATGCTCATGTTATTTTTCAGTAAGGAAAGGCCGACTTGGCAGCGAATTCGCTCTTCAATTTGGGCTTATATCCTGCTGGGCGTCGTCGGCGTGTTCGTAACCAATGCGCTGCAGTTCACGGCACTGAAGCATACATCTCCCATTCACCCGGCCCTGATTATGGCTACGAATCCGATTGTGACCGCAATCTTGGCTGCCCTCCTACTCAAGGAGAAGCTTCACGCCCGGCAGGCGATGGGGATGCTGCTCTCGGTGATTGGAGTTCTCTTTGTGATTACCAAAGGGTCATTCCTGCAGCTTACCTCCGTATCGATTGGAGACGTAATGGCGATGGGAGCGAATATCAGCTGGGCGCTTTACGGGGTGCTCGGGAGAAAGTTTCTGAAGGACAGCACGCCGCTGGCAACCACTACGATGACGATGCTGGTAGCCACGATTTGCCTGCTTCCATTTGCGAGTGTCCAGCATGCCGATGTCTCGAACGACGTGCTGACTACAGCCTGGCTTAGCATCGCTTACATAGGTTCGTTTGGTGCGGTATTGACCTTCCTTTGGTGGAACCAGGGTATAGCAACCGTCGGAGCAAGCAAGACTTCCGTCTTTTTCAACCTGGTGCCTGTTGTAACGGTCATTATTTCGGCTATAATGGGTGAACCCGTCGGTTGGATCCAGATTGTGGGGACCTTCTTCGTTATAATGGGAGTCGTTATCGCTACTCTGACTGTCCGGGAACAGCGAAGAACAACAAGCATGGGCGAAAAGTTCTAA
- a CDS encoding MerR family transcriptional regulator, which yields MKIGELSRLTTVSIRSIRHYEKKGLLQADRLENDYRSFAESAVDRVMAIQLYLKLGLTADEIGQLFKDEIANPDDYEYCEAMLAMYEEKLSQVDRQIAALQHLKRVLKRQISLTLSKK from the coding sequence GTGAAAATAGGTGAGTTATCCCGATTGACCACCGTCAGCATTCGTTCCATCCGGCATTACGAAAAAAAAGGGCTATTGCAAGCAGATAGGCTAGAGAACGATTATCGGAGTTTCGCCGAGTCTGCCGTCGATCGAGTCATGGCCATCCAGTTATATTTAAAGCTCGGGTTGACGGCAGATGAAATTGGTCAGCTGTTCAAGGATGAGATCGCAAACCCTGACGATTACGAGTATTGCGAAGCAATGCTGGCCATGTACGAAGAGAAGCTGTCTCAAGTTGATCGTCAGATCGCGGCGCTTCAACATTTGAAGAGAGTGTTGAAACGTCAAATCTCTCTGACGTTGTCTAAAAAATAA
- a CDS encoding winged helix-turn-helix transcriptional regulator: protein MELVVRDGTLTQVPPKVVYEMSEFGMTLKSIFDQLDEWGELYINQRKWKSSCSE from the coding sequence ATGGAGCTAGTTGTACGTGATGGGACGCTTACTCAAGTACCGCCAAAAGTTGTCTATGAAATGAGTGAATTTGGAATGACGCTGAAATCAATATTTGACCAATTGGACGAGTGGGGTGAGCTATATATCAATCAGCGTAAATGGAAGTCCTCCTGTTCCGAATGA
- a CDS encoding SHOCT domain-containing protein encodes MVVGGIFTVIGLTVIINIGWFGIIWTLVALGITISHGVNFFGNRGISEWDVEVQSSEQKATNREPEPENFESKLRRLERLKVEGLITEDEYLQKRSEILNEKW; translated from the coding sequence ATGGTTGTCGGTGGCATATTTACTGTGATCGGCTTGACAGTGATTATAAATATTGGCTGGTTCGGCATTATCTGGACACTTGTTGCCTTGGGGATCACAATTAGTCACGGAGTCAATTTCTTCGGTAACCGTGGAATTTCCGAATGGGACGTCGAAGTCCAGTCATCGGAGCAGAAGGCTACTAATCGTGAACCAGAACCGGAAAACTTCGAGAGCAAGTTGCGCCGATTGGAACGATTAAAGGTGGAAGGCCTCATAACAGAAGATGAGTACCTTCAGAAGCGTAGTGAAATTTTAAATGAGAAATGGTAA
- a CDS encoding MBL fold metallo-hydrolase: protein MAEKTRLPGNAQGDFYVNSACIDCDICRQLAPEIFTAMNGLSAVARQPETDEDRRRAFHSLLACPTGAIGSELKDGLVEAMNEFPLLLSEDVYFCGYSSAKSYGGHSYFIKRPEGNWLIDAPRFVAALVKKLDELGGISTIFLTHNDTDEKSDADRYANRFGAEVVIHADEEARRDGKECLLTGAQPVQWHPDLTLLPVPGHTKGHTVLLYKDTYLFAGDHLHWDRHMRGLSAVRDYCFYSWIEQTESMERLERHSFRWVLPRHGEWIELERTSMNQELIDLVERMRNTD from the coding sequence ATGGCTGAGAAAACACGATTGCCCGGAAACGCCCAAGGCGATTTCTACGTAAACTCGGCTTGCATCGATTGCGATATTTGCCGTCAGCTGGCTCCTGAGATTTTCACCGCGATGAACGGATTGTCCGCTGTCGCTCGGCAGCCCGAGACGGACGAAGACAGGCGGCGGGCATTCCACTCCTTGCTGGCTTGTCCTACTGGTGCAATTGGCAGCGAATTGAAGGACGGACTGGTCGAAGCCATGAACGAGTTCCCGCTGCTATTGTCGGAGGACGTGTACTTCTGCGGCTACTCTTCGGCCAAATCATACGGTGGTCATAGCTATTTCATCAAGCGTCCCGAAGGCAACTGGCTGATCGATGCACCTCGTTTCGTGGCTGCGCTGGTGAAGAAATTGGATGAACTCGGCGGCATAAGCACCATATTCCTAACTCACAACGATACGGACGAAAAAAGCGATGCCGACAGGTATGCTAACCGTTTCGGGGCGGAAGTCGTTATCCACGCCGACGAAGAGGCCCGGAGAGACGGGAAGGAATGCCTTTTGACGGGTGCGCAGCCCGTTCAATGGCATCCGGATTTGACTTTATTGCCTGTGCCTGGTCATACGAAGGGCCACACGGTACTGCTCTATAAGGATACTTATTTGTTCGCGGGGGATCATCTCCATTGGGACCGGCATATGCGCGGGCTCAGCGCGGTACGGGATTACTGTTTTTATTCTTGGATCGAGCAGACGGAATCCATGGAGCGGCTGGAACGGCATTCGTTTCGATGGGTGCTGCCTCGCCATGGGGAATGGATCGAATTGGAACGAACGTCCATGAATCAAGAATTAATCGATTTGGTAGAACGGATGAGAAATACCGACTGA